In Nostoc sp. UHCC 0926, a single genomic region encodes these proteins:
- a CDS encoding peptidoglycan DD-metalloendopeptidase family protein, producing MKRALKKRVKAVLNNNPSSDDAPVELLNVMNPKVNRRVRTKAAMIGLAISMGATSLLVTRQSDQAQAAVPVGSQKATSTIPAVPDTQVKFASTKLESQAVSSASVPENPVIVEPTAVSQVPGLEAKWQVAANGMSLQVPALATFSQATAAYKNSTHLKPQVAQGVNNTLAETSFPTVNNLSDSSADGVGITNASLTAQPQTVAISGAVNSEINAQLKAQQEFALNRLQEKSNRLRNSLAQLRSGETKNLSQADMGLVQPTTVVEKIVLAQSDTSGDASKAKLISRLKHKTQTTALTPATPTVIASSARTAYEVKPGDTLAAIASRYNTSVPELVKANNLNNPNELQISQKLIIPAAQVEAIVATKPTFVESSKTPHVATSPVNIGSANSYLPTSQSPTIADNSSVTVPTPVTVQIQANSATNLETAPPTANSYGVGGEGPVPTAFAEMQQPKTLTNRVARGNNNDRLRGLQGEIQRLQQKYRAQQSGNLVVPVAASEMNNAAMLTPISTPNNFTGPNFAVRPNSVAIPIPVPTPIRSYSVQPIKPQFSTAVRPTEPVNPEFLPNLGSASQWTPSGTPSGTRVATPPRRVNASDSLGMMRGSTVSPQVMPPLAAVDQYLPRPIDELIPPPSTSTLAYNWPAKGTLTSGFGMRWGRPHKGIDIANSTGTPIAASADGVVEKAGWNKGGYGNVVDIRHPDGSLTRYAHNSKILVQPGQQVHQGQTIACMGSTGHSTGPHSHFEIHPPGKGAVNPIAFLPPNRV from the coding sequence TTGAAACGAGCATTGAAAAAGAGAGTAAAAGCTGTGTTGAACAATAATCCCAGCAGCGATGATGCCCCGGTAGAACTGCTAAATGTGATGAATCCAAAAGTTAACCGCCGGGTGCGGACAAAAGCTGCCATGATTGGCTTGGCAATCTCTATGGGAGCAACCAGCCTTTTGGTGACTCGACAAAGCGATCAAGCCCAAGCAGCGGTGCCAGTAGGCAGCCAAAAGGCAACGTCAACGATTCCTGCTGTCCCTGACACTCAGGTGAAATTCGCCTCCACAAAGCTGGAGTCCCAAGCAGTCTCATCAGCGAGCGTGCCGGAAAATCCTGTGATCGTGGAACCAACGGCAGTATCACAAGTGCCTGGGCTTGAAGCTAAATGGCAAGTCGCGGCAAATGGAATGTCTTTGCAAGTTCCTGCATTAGCAACGTTTTCCCAAGCAACAGCGGCTTATAAAAATTCCACCCACCTGAAGCCCCAAGTGGCACAGGGAGTGAACAATACCTTAGCCGAAACTAGTTTCCCAACAGTCAATAATCTGTCTGACTCTAGTGCTGATGGTGTTGGTATTACAAATGCATCACTAACTGCCCAGCCACAAACAGTGGCAATATCTGGCGCAGTCAACAGTGAAATAAATGCACAACTTAAGGCGCAACAAGAGTTCGCACTGAATCGCTTACAAGAAAAATCGAACCGTTTAAGAAACAGTCTGGCACAGTTGCGCTCTGGGGAGACCAAAAATTTATCACAAGCTGATATGGGGTTGGTGCAGCCGACGACTGTAGTTGAGAAAATTGTATTAGCTCAGTCGGACACTTCTGGCGATGCGAGCAAAGCAAAGTTGATATCGAGGTTAAAACACAAGACACAGACGACTGCACTAACACCAGCTACACCAACAGTTATTGCGTCATCGGCTCGAACAGCCTACGAAGTTAAGCCTGGAGATACACTAGCAGCGATCGCCAGCAGATACAATACTTCAGTACCAGAACTTGTTAAGGCAAATAACCTCAATAATCCAAATGAACTGCAAATTAGTCAAAAACTGATTATTCCTGCTGCTCAAGTTGAGGCAATTGTAGCGACCAAGCCCACTTTTGTAGAGTCCAGCAAAACTCCTCATGTTGCCACCTCCCCTGTGAATATTGGTAGTGCCAACTCATATCTACCTACTTCACAATCACCAACTATTGCCGACAACAGTAGCGTTACCGTCCCTACACCGGTAACTGTTCAGATTCAGGCAAATAGTGCGACCAACTTAGAAACAGCCCCTCCCACGGCTAATTCTTACGGCGTCGGGGGTGAAGGTCCAGTGCCAACAGCTTTTGCTGAAATGCAACAGCCTAAAACACTAACAAATAGGGTAGCAAGGGGAAACAATAACGACCGTTTACGGGGCTTGCAAGGGGAAATTCAGAGGTTACAGCAGAAATATCGCGCTCAACAGTCTGGTAACTTAGTTGTGCCAGTAGCAGCTAGCGAAATGAATAATGCTGCAATGCTCACTCCTATTTCTACCCCCAATAATTTCACAGGACCCAACTTTGCAGTTAGACCGAATAGTGTAGCAATACCCATTCCAGTTCCTACACCTATTAGGTCTTATAGCGTTCAGCCAATTAAGCCCCAATTCAGTACTGCTGTACGCCCTACCGAGCCAGTAAACCCAGAGTTCTTGCCTAATCTAGGGTCTGCTAGCCAGTGGACTCCCTCTGGCACTCCATCGGGCACAAGAGTTGCAACGCCTCCTAGAAGAGTAAATGCCTCTGACTCCTTAGGAATGATGCGGGGAAGTACAGTTTCTCCACAGGTGATGCCACCTCTGGCAGCAGTGGACCAATATTTGCCTAGACCCATTGACGAACTGATACCTCCTCCATCTACTTCAACCTTAGCTTATAATTGGCCTGCGAAAGGTACTCTCACTTCTGGCTTTGGTATGCGTTGGGGAAGACCGCACAAGGGAATTGATATTGCTAACTCCACTGGCACACCGATTGCTGCCTCAGCTGATGGTGTAGTGGAAAAAGCAGGCTGGAACAAGGGAGGCTATGGTAATGTTGTCGATATCCGCCATCCTGACGGCAGTCTGACTCGGTACGCTCATAACAGTAAGATTCTGGTGCAACCAGGTCAGCAGGTGCATCAAGGACAAACAATTGCTTGCATGGGCAGCACTGGTCACAGCACTGGCCCACACAGCCACTTTGAAATCCATCCACCAGGTAAGGGTGCTGTTAACCCAATAGCCTTCTTACCACCAAATCGCGTGTAA
- a CDS encoding tRNA (cytidine(34)-2'-O)-methyltransferase, producing the protein MPQVVLVNPQIPPNTGNIARTCAATGTELHLVGPLGFEISDRYLKRAGLDYWPYVKLHYHESLEAFKSVHQERGGRWLGYTVGGNFNYVSFQFQPDDWLLFGSETTGLPPTILSDCDATLYIPMSQPGVRSLNLSVSVAIGLFETRRQLGYLQ; encoded by the coding sequence ATGCCTCAGGTAGTTTTAGTTAACCCGCAAATCCCTCCTAATACAGGTAATATTGCTCGTACTTGTGCAGCTACAGGTACGGAGTTGCATCTGGTGGGGCCTTTGGGGTTTGAAATTAGCGATCGCTACCTCAAAAGAGCTGGGTTAGATTACTGGCCTTATGTAAAACTGCACTATCACGAATCCCTAGAAGCCTTTAAAAGCGTACATCAAGAGCGTGGAGGCAGATGGTTGGGTTATACTGTCGGTGGAAATTTTAATTATGTCAGCTTTCAGTTTCAACCCGATGATTGGCTGCTATTTGGTAGTGAAACTACGGGCTTACCACCAACAATTCTGTCAGATTGCGATGCTACTCTGTATATTCCCATGAGCCAACCGGGGGTTCGCAGCTTGAATCTGTCAGTAAGTGTGGCAATTGGCTTATTTGAAACCCGTCGTCAGTTAGGCTATCTACAATAG
- a CDS encoding translation initiation factor IF-2 N-terminal domain-containing protein yields MNKVKLRIYELAKELNLDSKKLLAICEKLKIVVKSHTSTISESEVERIRVAVNKLTAKSSKIKTNSEDWGYMFIASAIDSFIRHLEGETALKSYPEFRERRDRANELMLECVGKKPCLFYVRRKGAAKEPREEIWDLTIATDSDDFQLPARLEKLRKTLGFRAAVQKDGHGGLKILSAQLLQPSRGHADSYAVPCRLRLLPNHQHHLDIPPATLARIAAAPACGDHVPTEDQLKTWKAFLQIEEKIAKARQFCVRYVSHNYNFKRRITFEIDVSSATLDGFYQNSLDTENFWERARRTKNEDLKLFETAPVGKNWISGRQLGTVEEVDPNRCIISLRLERDLAEYMAAERYKLPATGFLCFEAVGDIQQIQRKKKALDDLNNGYTQNPYLGNFLFDASQARQIKTTIELQPQDLLLSSANPGQKAAVEKVLAAKDLVLIQGPPGTGKTTVIAEICYQIALRGGRTLIASQANLAVDNALSRLVHNPVIRAVRKGRAEKVGEEGQPFLEDQVIGRWLENTANDCENNLTQRLENIQTFSQLLASSQRFTAYFQAEEEFNQQQTKFNKNKLKVEANFKSQEKSYNETVEQHNGVESLISGLENILNTAPNINWEAPEVTDFLPLLKPYTEGNSLVEEFLANVRKAIKSTDELGFVRPAIGAFGLAVWLRETVVREISESKTAFTYAQDATKAMSEVAALVQIVKQNFASLNQLQPDYQQYLSKLQNIQQTIQIWENRKREIDYIISAVKEWKSTAPSHLYQTLKDCHQSGLPLTENLVDLPLGLLMFANTLKLPIVPKIYNINLPDWELLAKAIAYEIDGGFTDRRGKQHNFSYFLQQNFSQIPMVLSKSDASGGLCLRTQWQETYQQFSNYQLLNPKQRKLLVENTQAFLIRMQKTYGASWEWNNIDSTLTRITQELLDTILINARQCVLKVKTETEQQLQHLQRQLNELQKNEISQQQISVTQAEVEKAQQDANLQLGRVINILQELNQQNIPAQLRILTEQYLATQSNIWEQPQEFSNQVNFWGTCISQLETLISSLEPFALLEIIKNSLHEHLLKLKEETKTSLQQLQKLQISLREIEQKLQPQPSDNLIGERNWWLTEWQRIPDKFKPENSAADLFNIELLRSINIKFESWQQQLQKDEIYLNKYQNFVQDWIEKLRQPTEGDGDDLRRIYLDNANVVGITCVQAANRGFSEEFKSFDVVIIDEVSKCTPPELLIPALKGKKLVMVGDHRQLPPMLDTSTLEEVAQTIGNTREELQFLEESLFKSQFESADESIKQMLTTQYRMHPFIMGAINQFYDGKLESGILEPDTKRAHHLAGEIIQESQHLIWVKTPIENQFLEQRNGTSYFNTQEIDGIERLCQQFESTWASRVANGEPKKEIAVITFYGAQLRKIDERLQSELFPSLEIRTGTVDRFQGMERPVVIVSMVRNNNKGDVGFAKKPERVNVAFSRAQELLIIVGCHNLFTHQSGKVGSMYSEVSNIVSLHGGFVDVSRLFC; encoded by the coding sequence ATGAACAAAGTCAAACTCAGAATCTACGAACTAGCAAAAGAATTGAATTTGGATAGCAAGAAGCTATTAGCAATTTGTGAAAAGCTCAAAATTGTAGTCAAAAGCCATACCAGTACAATCTCAGAATCCGAGGTAGAACGCATTCGTGTTGCGGTAAATAAACTAACAGCAAAATCCTCGAAAATTAAAACGAATTCTGAAGATTGGGGCTATATGTTCATAGCTTCAGCAATTGATAGTTTCATCCGCCATCTTGAAGGTGAAACTGCCCTTAAATCATATCCCGAATTTAGGGAGCGGCGCGATCGCGCCAATGAGTTAATGTTGGAATGTGTGGGTAAAAAGCCTTGTCTATTTTATGTACGTCGCAAGGGCGCAGCGAAAGAGCCAAGAGAAGAAATTTGGGATTTGACAATAGCAACAGACTCCGATGATTTTCAATTACCTGCAAGACTTGAGAAGCTCAGAAAAACTTTAGGATTCAGAGCGGCTGTACAAAAAGATGGACACGGCGGTTTAAAGATACTGTCGGCTCAATTGTTACAACCCTCACGGGGACACGCCGATAGCTATGCTGTACCTTGTCGCTTGCGTTTGCTACCGAATCATCAGCATCATCTCGACATTCCGCCGGCCACATTGGCACGCATAGCAGCTGCACCAGCTTGTGGCGACCATGTGCCTACAGAAGATCAGCTTAAAACTTGGAAAGCATTTTTGCAGATTGAGGAAAAAATCGCTAAAGCACGTCAATTTTGTGTGCGTTACGTAAGTCACAACTATAACTTCAAAAGGCGGATTACTTTTGAAATTGATGTATCTTCAGCCACCCTTGACGGTTTTTATCAAAATTCCCTGGACACAGAGAATTTTTGGGAAAGAGCAAGACGCACAAAAAACGAAGATTTGAAACTTTTTGAAACTGCTCCTGTCGGAAAAAATTGGATTAGCGGTCGGCAATTAGGGACTGTTGAAGAAGTTGATCCCAACCGTTGTATTATCAGCCTCAGATTAGAACGCGACTTAGCTGAATATATGGCAGCAGAGCGCTATAAATTGCCAGCTACGGGATTTTTATGTTTCGAGGCAGTTGGTGATATTCAGCAGATTCAGCGCAAGAAAAAAGCTTTAGATGATTTGAATAATGGTTACACCCAAAATCCCTACTTGGGCAACTTTTTATTCGATGCTTCCCAGGCTAGACAAATCAAAACAACTATCGAACTTCAACCACAAGATTTGTTATTATCTTCTGCTAATCCTGGTCAGAAAGCAGCAGTAGAAAAGGTACTAGCCGCTAAGGATCTTGTTCTCATCCAAGGGCCACCAGGTACTGGTAAAACTACTGTAATTGCCGAGATTTGCTATCAAATTGCCCTTCGTGGTGGACGTACCTTAATCGCGTCTCAAGCCAATTTAGCAGTAGATAACGCCCTGAGTAGATTAGTTCACAACCCAGTGATTCGGGCTGTACGCAAGGGTAGAGCCGAAAAAGTTGGGGAGGAAGGACAGCCATTTCTAGAAGACCAAGTGATTGGCAGATGGCTAGAAAATACAGCAAATGACTGCGAAAACAATCTTACTCAACGGCTTGAAAATATCCAAACTTTCAGTCAATTACTGGCATCATCACAAAGATTCACAGCCTACTTCCAAGCCGAGGAAGAATTCAATCAGCAACAAACAAAATTCAATAAAAATAAGTTAAAAGTAGAGGCAAACTTTAAAAGTCAAGAAAAATCTTACAACGAAACTGTAGAACAACATAACGGGGTTGAATCTCTAATTTCAGGGCTGGAAAACATCCTAAATACTGCACCAAATATTAACTGGGAAGCTCCAGAAGTTACAGATTTTTTGCCACTTCTTAAGCCCTATACAGAAGGTAACAGTTTAGTAGAAGAGTTTTTAGCAAATGTTCGTAAAGCCATAAAATCTACTGATGAACTTGGCTTTGTGCGCCCGGCGATTGGTGCTTTTGGTTTAGCAGTTTGGTTGCGTGAAACTGTAGTAAGAGAAATTTCTGAATCTAAAACTGCTTTTACTTATGCTCAAGATGCAACTAAAGCCATGTCAGAAGTTGCAGCGTTGGTGCAGATTGTCAAACAAAATTTTGCCTCGTTAAATCAGCTACAACCAGATTATCAGCAATATCTTAGTAAACTGCAAAACATCCAGCAAACAATCCAGATATGGGAAAACCGCAAACGGGAAATAGATTATATTATCTCAGCAGTTAAAGAATGGAAATCTACAGCACCTTCTCATCTGTATCAAACTTTGAAAGATTGTCATCAATCAGGTTTACCACTAACAGAGAATTTAGTAGACTTGCCGCTAGGTTTATTGATGTTTGCTAATACATTAAAATTACCAATAGTACCAAAAATTTACAATATTAATCTACCAGACTGGGAGCTATTGGCAAAAGCGATCGCTTATGAGATAGACGGAGGTTTTACTGACAGGCGGGGTAAACAGCATAATTTTAGCTATTTTTTACAACAAAATTTTAGTCAGATTCCAATGGTGCTATCAAAGAGCGATGCCTCCGGCGGGCTTTGCCTACGCACTCAATGGCAAGAAACCTATCAACAGTTTAGTAATTATCAACTACTCAACCCCAAACAGCGAAAATTGCTGGTTGAGAATACCCAGGCTTTCTTAATTAGAATGCAAAAAACCTATGGTGCATCATGGGAATGGAATAATATCGACTCTACTCTCACCAGAATTACACAAGAATTACTAGATACTATTCTTATAAATGCACGTCAATGCGTTTTAAAAGTAAAGACGGAAACGGAACAACAGCTTCAGCATCTGCAACGACAATTAAATGAACTTCAGAAAAATGAAATCAGCCAACAGCAAATATCCGTTACTCAAGCTGAGGTAGAAAAAGCGCAGCAAGACGCGAATTTGCAACTTGGACGAGTTATTAATATTTTGCAAGAACTTAATCAACAAAATATACCTGCTCAATTACGCATTCTAACTGAACAATATCTTGCGACACAATCAAATATTTGGGAGCAACCCCAAGAATTCTCAAATCAAGTGAATTTCTGGGGAACTTGCATCAGTCAGCTTGAAACCTTGATTTCATCATTAGAACCTTTTGCTCTGCTGGAGATAATTAAAAATTCTCTACACGAGCATTTATTAAAACTAAAAGAAGAAACTAAAACTTCTCTACAGCAGCTTCAAAAATTACAAATTAGCCTCCGTGAAATAGAACAGAAATTACAACCACAGCCATCAGACAATTTAATAGGAGAAAGAAATTGGTGGTTGACAGAATGGCAAAGAATACCGGATAAATTTAAGCCAGAAAATTCTGCTGCTGACTTGTTTAATATAGAGTTATTACGCAGCATCAATATTAAATTTGAATCTTGGCAACAGCAACTTCAAAAAGACGAAATTTATCTCAATAAATATCAGAATTTTGTACAAGATTGGATCGAAAAACTCAGACAGCCAACTGAAGGCGATGGCGACGATTTAAGGCGTATATATTTAGATAATGCCAACGTCGTTGGTATCACTTGTGTTCAAGCTGCAAATAGAGGTTTTTCTGAAGAATTCAAATCTTTTGATGTTGTGATCATTGATGAAGTTAGTAAGTGTACTCCACCAGAGTTACTAATCCCAGCTTTGAAAGGTAAAAAGTTAGTCATGGTAGGTGATCATCGGCAATTACCACCCATGCTTGATACTAGCACTTTAGAAGAAGTTGCTCAGACAATTGGCAATACACGAGAAGAACTACAATTCTTAGAAGAATCACTGTTTAAAAGTCAGTTTGAATCTGCTGATGAAAGCATCAAACAAATGCTAACCACACAGTATCGAATGCACCCATTTATTATGGGAGCAATCAATCAGTTTTATGATGGTAAACTAGAATCTGGTATTTTGGAGCCGGATACAAAACGCGCACATCATTTAGCAGGCGAAATTATCCAAGAATCTCAGCATCTTATCTGGGTAAAAACGCCTATAGAGAATCAGTTTTTAGAGCAACGAAATGGAACTTCTTACTTTAATACTCAAGAAATTGATGGGATTGAACGTCTGTGTCAGCAGTTTGAGAGTACTTGGGCTTCTAGAGTTGCTAATGGTGAACCTAAAAAAGAAATTGCTGTAATTACGTTTTATGGCGCTCAATTAAGAAAAATTGATGAACGTCTGCAATCTGAACTTTTCCCCTCTCTAGAAATTCGTACTGGTACAGTAGACAGATTTCAAGGTATGGAACGACCTGTTGTAATTGTGAGTATGGTTCGCAATAATAATAAAGGAGATGTGGGATTTGCTAAGAAACCAGAACGGGTAAATGTTGCATTTTCTCGCGCTCAAGAACTGTTGATAATTGTGGGTTGTCATAATTTATTTACCCATCAATCAGGTAAAGTCGGAAGTATGTATTCGGAAGTTTCAAATATTGTAAGTCTTCATGGAGGTTTTGTAGATGTTTCTCGCCTCTTCTGCTAA
- the gshA gene encoding glutamate--cysteine ligase yields the protein MVLLKGFEIEIYTGTPQGEIVGLSDKIVAALDGFMREPDSRNVEYITQPSPNYENLLCALLRPRRELRNYLNHLGDYTLIPGSTLSLGGGDRFLRSDPANPYHDYIENTYGTKVVTASVHINVGISDPEVLMRACRVIRMEAPLFLALSASSPFLDGKTTGYHSTRWGLFPQTPSHVPLFASHADHIQWVENQLVAGTMQNVRHLWTSVRPNGDRRPYDLNRLELRICDLVTDPIALLAITGLLEARLLQVIENPSIDPLTQSTFSGEELLTLTADNEAAVAAGSLDAQLRHWQDGRSILARDWIAQMYQDVWAIAKQQGFSCFLSPLHKILREGNEAQQWLQLHAVGFDSQRVITQAIVATQEREIELEDKLCSSLLA from the coding sequence GTGGTCTTATTAAAAGGCTTTGAGATTGAGATTTACACTGGCACGCCTCAAGGTGAAATCGTAGGTCTCTCCGACAAAATTGTTGCAGCTTTGGATGGATTTATGCGAGAGCCAGATAGCCGCAACGTCGAATACATAACCCAACCATCCCCTAATTACGAGAATTTATTGTGTGCCTTGCTGCGTCCCAGGCGGGAGTTGCGAAACTACCTCAATCACTTGGGCGATTACACCCTGATACCTGGGAGTACTTTATCTTTGGGTGGGGGCGATCGCTTTCTGCGTTCCGATCCAGCAAACCCCTATCATGACTACATTGAGAACACCTACGGGACGAAAGTAGTCACCGCCAGCGTACATATCAATGTAGGCATCAGTGACCCAGAAGTATTAATGCGGGCATGTCGGGTGATCCGTATGGAAGCACCTCTATTTCTCGCCCTCAGCGCCTCATCTCCCTTCCTAGATGGCAAAACTACTGGCTATCACTCCACCCGTTGGGGCCTATTTCCACAAACGCCTAGCCATGTACCGTTATTCGCCAGCCACGCCGATCATATTCAGTGGGTGGAAAATCAACTTGTTGCAGGAACCATGCAAAACGTGCGGCATTTGTGGACATCAGTGCGACCAAATGGCGATCGCCGTCCCTATGACTTGAATCGCCTAGAATTGCGAATTTGCGATTTAGTCACAGATCCCATTGCCTTGCTAGCTATTACTGGCTTATTAGAAGCGCGTTTGTTGCAAGTAATCGAAAATCCCAGCATCGATCCGTTAACCCAAAGTACCTTCTCTGGTGAAGAACTCCTTACCCTGACTGCTGACAACGAAGCTGCTGTTGCTGCTGGTAGTCTCGATGCTCAACTGAGGCATTGGCAAGATGGCAGAAGTATCCTAGCCAGAGATTGGATTGCCCAAATGTACCAAGATGTTTGGGCGATCGCCAAACAACAAGGCTTTAGCTGTTTCCTTTCTCCTTTGCACAAAATCCTCCGCGAAGGCAATGAAGCTCAACAGTGGTTGCAATTACACGCAGTCGGTTTTGACAGCCAGCGCGTCATCACTCAGGCTATTGTCGCCACCCAAGAGCGCGAAATCGAACTCGAAGACAAATTGTGTTCGTCCCTATTAGCTTAA
- a CDS encoding histone deacetylase family protein, translating to MDLPIIYHPDYIAPLPEGHRFPMSKFRQLYELLLADGVANQEQFHTPERPLLELIELVHTPSYVQAYCEGTLDAKAQRRIGLPWSPALANRTCVAVGGTILTAKLALSQGLACNTAGGTHHAFPSYGSGFCIFNDLAIACRVLQKLGLVHKILIVDLDVHQGDGTAFIFQDDDSVFTFSMHCEVNFPGTKQNSDLDVPLPVGMEDDAYLQTLANYLADLLSKVKPDLVFYDAGVDPHIGDRLGKLALTDAGIFRREMQVLSTCISSGYPVACVIGGGYADDMKSLVWRHSLLHRAASEVYQQYKL from the coding sequence ATGGACTTGCCAATTATTTACCACCCAGATTACATTGCTCCCCTACCTGAAGGACATCGCTTCCCGATGTCTAAGTTCCGACAACTCTACGAATTACTGTTAGCTGATGGTGTAGCTAATCAAGAACAATTTCACACCCCCGAACGTCCGCTGCTAGAGTTGATAGAGTTAGTCCACACTCCAAGCTACGTTCAAGCTTACTGTGAGGGAACCCTAGATGCCAAAGCACAGCGTCGCATTGGTTTGCCTTGGAGTCCAGCACTGGCAAATCGTACCTGTGTAGCGGTAGGTGGTACGATACTCACTGCTAAACTGGCACTAAGTCAGGGTTTAGCTTGTAATACGGCTGGTGGCACTCATCATGCCTTTCCCAGTTATGGATCTGGTTTTTGTATTTTCAACGATTTAGCGATCGCTTGCCGCGTTTTACAAAAACTCGGACTTGTCCACAAAATCCTGATTGTAGATTTGGATGTCCATCAAGGAGACGGCACCGCTTTTATCTTCCAAGACGACGACAGCGTTTTTACTTTCTCCATGCACTGCGAAGTCAATTTCCCCGGTACTAAACAAAACAGCGATTTGGATGTTCCTTTGCCGGTGGGAATGGAGGATGACGCTTATTTACAAACTTTGGCGAATTATTTAGCAGATTTATTGTCTAAAGTCAAGCCAGATTTAGTATTTTATGATGCAGGTGTTGATCCTCATATAGGCGATCGTTTAGGCAAATTAGCTTTAACCGATGCTGGCATTTTTCGCCGAGAAATGCAGGTTTTAAGTACCTGTATAAGTAGCGGTTATCCTGTCGCCTGCGTCATTGGCGGCGGTTATGCTGATGATATGAAATCTTTAGTCTGGCGGCATTCCCTGCTGCATCGGGCTGCTAGTGAAGTTTATCAGCAGTACAAACTTTGA
- a CDS encoding HAD hydrolase-like protein → MKILLLDLNGTIRCGKTGKYIEWPQGQKPMLGADKAIEYFAARNWQIIGISNQAAIAAGYKILEATIVEMQFTLQLFPKLQEIFFCPDFEGRKCVMVSREKTIKCSLDSEEGYELVGNLREINFRKPGDGMLRAAIEKYSRINIESFLESCKVDPEYDCWMIGDRKEDKKAAASLGINYLDAEIWRRQFVPGMHEVRQITPTQVQFLEGIEIDAYTNSV, encoded by the coding sequence ATGAAAATTTTATTACTCGACCTGAACGGAACAATTCGCTGTGGAAAAACGGGAAAGTATATTGAATGGCCCCAAGGACAAAAACCGATGCTTGGTGCAGATAAAGCGATAGAGTATTTTGCTGCTCGTAATTGGCAGATTATAGGAATATCCAATCAAGCGGCAATTGCAGCCGGGTACAAAATCTTAGAAGCTACAATTGTAGAAATGCAGTTTACTTTACAGTTATTTCCTAAACTTCAAGAAATATTCTTCTGTCCAGATTTTGAAGGTAGAAAATGTGTAATGGTGTCTAGAGAAAAAACTATTAAATGTTCTCTAGATTCTGAAGAGGGATATGAATTAGTAGGTAACTTAAGAGAAATTAATTTTAGGAAGCCTGGGGATGGAATGCTTAGAGCAGCGATTGAAAAATATTCCCGGATTAATATCGAGTCTTTTCTAGAATCATGTAAAGTAGATCCTGAATATGATTGCTGGATGATTGGAGACCGTAAAGAAGATAAAAAAGCAGCAGCAAGCCTGGGGATAAATTATCTTGATGCCGAAATATGGCGGCGGCAGTTTGTGCCAGGAATGCACGAAGTACGCCAAATTACTCCTACCCAAGTGCAATTTTTGGAAGGAATCGAAATTGACGCTTATACCAATTCTGTGTGA